Part of the Halorhabdus utahensis DSM 12940 genome, GGTTCGGCCGAAAACCCCAGTGCCGCCGTGAACGCCAGGCCGTTGACTGTCATCGCTCGCTCGTATGCGCCATCGAGCGCGAGGTCGGCAACCAGCTCGGCCATCGGGGCGACTTGCTGACAGCGCTCGATGTCCGCCTCGGCACTGTAGGCCCGCTCGGGCGGCGTCCAGACGAGCACGTCCCACTCGACGGTCTCGCGGGCGAGCAGTTCGTCCTCGTGGTTGTTCGTCACAGTCACGCCCCCGAGCATGCTCGCACTCGCGTCGTCGAACGCACCGGTCGCGGTGACGCCGGCGTCTCTGGCCGCCTGGACGCCGATGCGTGCGGCGTCAACTCGGGACACCGCCGAGTCGGCATCGAGCGCCGACAGCGTTGCCAGCACGGTCGCGTTTGCCGCCGCGCTCGAACTCTTCAGGCCGGCAGCCAGCGGAATATCGCTCTCCGTGCGGACGCTCCCGCCCTCACCATCGCCGAATCGCTCGGTGACCAGCTCGACGCAATGTTCGATCAAGGCCGTGTCGGCATCGGGCTCGCCTGCGATCGTCCCGCTGACCCCGCCGTCCGCTTCGAGGGTTACCTCGGCGCGCAACTCCGCGTCGATGGCGAACGCCGACCCCGTGCCCGTCGCGAGGGCGTTGAGGACCGTCCCGGCGGCCGGTGCGACAGCCGTCCCTTCCATGTACGCTGTGGTCTCCGTGGCGATATTTACGTGTGCTGGTTCGACTGCCCCCAACGGGGTGCTTTTCCATCCGGGGTTCCCAGCACGGATATGAGCATTCGGACAGACGTCCCGCCGGAAACAATCGGCGTCGAGTTGACCGATGAGGGGGTTGTCGTCGAATACGCTGACGGGCGAGAAACGTTCTATCACGGGATTCCGAACCGAGCAGAAGGGGCAGTCAGGACGATGCCCGGCAAACAGGTTCACGTTCTCGTGACGGATGAGAGCGAAACGGCAGGGGTGCTGGTGTACGTCAACGACCGCATCACTGAAGCCGAGATCCTCGAGTCGACTGGCGTCGGCCGGGTCGTCCTCGAACCGGGAGAGAAAACGACAGTCTTCCCCGGCGTGCGAGCGGCCAACGACGCACGGCGCATCGTCGTCGAGGCGGATTTCGATGCCGTTGATGGCCGCGTCTTCGTCTTCGAGGAGGACGAGATGGGCGAGCGATCGTTCGAACTCGTCCCCGAGGGCCGGGGCGAATAAGGCATCCGCGGACGAGTGCCCCCTCGAGCCGCGTCCGAGCCACCTACTGGATATACGAGGGGTCCTCGGCGTCGCAG contains:
- a CDS encoding shikimate kinase, with the protein product MEGTAVAPAAGTVLNALATGTGSAFAIDAELRAEVTLEADGGVSGTIAGEPDADTALIEHCVELVTERFGDGEGGSVRTESDIPLAAGLKSSSAAANATVLATLSALDADSAVSRVDAARIGVQAARDAGVTATGAFDDASASMLGGVTVTNNHEDELLARETVEWDVLVWTPPERAYSAEADIERCQQVAPMAELVADLALDGAYERAMTVNGLAFTAALGFSAEPLLEAMPHVAGVSLSGTGPSVTAVGNRDDLERVRAIWEQREGTTWLTTTQTDGTRTR
- a CDS encoding DUF5796 family protein, giving the protein MSIRTDVPPETIGVELTDEGVVVEYADGRETFYHGIPNRAEGAVRTMPGKQVHVLVTDESETAGVLVYVNDRITEAEILESTGVGRVVLEPGEKTTVFPGVRAANDARRIVVEADFDAVDGRVFVFEEDEMGERSFELVPEGRGE